Proteins encoded by one window of Emys orbicularis isolate rEmyOrb1 chromosome 15, rEmyOrb1.hap1, whole genome shotgun sequence:
- the POLR2A gene encoding DNA-directed RNA polymerase II subunit RPB1: protein MHGGPPSGDSACPLRTIKRVQFGILSPDEMKRMSVTEGGIKYPETTEGGRPKLGGLMDPRQGVIEKTGRCQTCAGNMTECPGHFGHIELAKPVFHVGFLGKTMKVLRCVCFFCSKLLVDSNNPKIKDILGKSKGQPKKRLTHVYDLCKGKNICEGGEEMDNKFGVEQPDGDEDLTKEKGHGGCGRYQPRIRRTGLELYAEWKHVNEDSQEKKILLSPERVHEIFKRISDEECFILGMEPKYARPEWMICTVLPVPPLSVRPAVVMQGSARNQDDLTHKLADVVKINNQLRRNEQNGAAAHVIAEDVKLLQFHVATMVDNELPGLPRAMQKSGRPLKSLKQRLKGKEGRVRGNLMGKRVDFSARTVITPDPNLSIDQVGVPRSIAANMTFAEIVTPFNIDRLQELVRRGNSQYPGAKYIIRDNGDRIDLRFHPKPSDLHLQIGYKVERHMCDGDIVIFNRQPTLHKMSMMGHRVRILPWSTFRLNLSVTTPYNADFDGDEMNLHLPQSLETRAEIQELAMVPRMIVTPQSNRPVMGIVQDTLTAVRKFTKRDVFLERGEVMNLLMFLSTWDGKVPQPAILKPRPLWTGKQIFSLIIPGHINCIRTHSTHPDDEDSGPYKHISPGDTKVIVENGELIMGILCKKSLGTSAGSLVHISYLEMGHDTTRLFYSNIQTVINNWLLIEGHTIGIGDSIADAKTYQDIQNTIKKAKQDVIEVIEKAHNNELEPTPGNTLRQTFENQVNRILNDARDKTGSSAQKSLSEYNNFKSMVVSGAKGSKINISQVIAVVGQQNVEGKRIPFGFKHRTLPHFIKDDYGPESRGFVENSYLAGLTPTEFFFHAMGGREGLIDTAVKTAETGYIQRRLIKSMESVMVKYDATVRNSINQVVQLRYGEDGLAGESVEFQNLATLKPSNKAFEKKFKFDYTNERALRRTLQEEMVKDILSNAHIQNELEREFEKMREDREVLRVIFPTGDSKVVLPCNLLRMIWNAQKIFHINARLPSDLHPIKVVEGVKELSRKLVIVNGDDPLSRQAQENATLLFNIHLRSTLCSRRMVEEFRLSGEAFDWLLGEIESKFNQAIAHPGEMVGALAAQSLGEPATQMTLNTFHYAGVSAKNVTLGVPRLKELINISKKPKTPSLTVFLLGQSARDAERAKDILCRLEHTTLRKVTANTAIYYDPNPQSTVVAEDQEWVNVYYEMPDFDVSRISPWLLRVELDRKHMTDRKLTMEQIAEKINAGFGDDLNCIFNDDNAEKLVLRIRIMNSDENKMQEEEEVVDKMDDDVFLRCIESNMLTDMTLQGIEQISKVYMHLPQTDNKKKIIITEDGEFKALQEWILETDGVSLMRVLSEKDVDPVRTTSNDIVEIFTVLGIEAVRKALERELYHVISFDGSYVNYRHLALLCDTMTCRGHLMAITRHGVNRQDTGPLMKCSFEETVDVLMEAAAHGESDPMKGVSENIMLGQLAPAGTGCFDLLLDAEKCKYGMEIPTNIPGLGVGVPTGMFFGSAPSPMGGMSPAMTPWNQGATPAYGAWSPSVGSGMTPGAAGFSPSAASDASGFSPGYSPAWSPTPGSPGSPGPSSPYVPSPGGAMSPSYSPTSPAYEPRSPGGYTPQSPSYSPTSPSYSPTSPSYSPTSPNYSPTSPSYSPTSPSYSPTSPSYSPTSPSYSPTSPSYSPTSPSYSPTSPSYSPTSPSYSPTSPSYSPTSPSYSPTSPSYSPTSPSYSPTSPSYSPTSPSYSPTSPSYSPTSPNYSPTSPNYTPTSPSYSPTSPSYSPTSPNYTPTSPNYSPTSPSYSPTSPSYSPTSPSYSPSSPRYTPQSPTYTPSSPSYSPSSPSYSPTSPKYTPTSPSYSPSSPEYTPTSPKYSPTSPKYSPTSPKYSPTSPTYSPTTPKYSPTSPTYSPTSPVYTPTSPKYSPTSPTYSPTSPKYSPTSPTYSPTSPKGSTYSPTSPGYSPTSPTYSLTSPAISPDDSDEDN from the exons GGTCACGGCGGCTGCGGGCGGTACCAGCCCCGGATCCGGCGCACCGGGCTGGAGCTCTACGCCGAGTGGAAACACGTCAACGAGGACTCTCAGGAGAAGAAAATCCTGCTGAGCCCGGAGCGGGTGCATGAGATCTTCAAGCGCATCTCGGACGAGGAGTGTTTCATCCTGGGCATGGAGCCCAAGTACGCCCGGCCTGAGTGGATGATCTGCACCGTCCTGCCCGTGCCCCCGCTCTCCGTCCGGCCCGCCGTGGTCATGCAGGGCTCGGCCAGGAACCAG GACGACCTGACCCACAAGCTGGCAGACGTGGTGAAGATCAACAACCAGCTGCGGCGCAACGAGCAGAACGGGGCGGCCGCCCACGTCATCGCCGAGGATGTcaagttgctgcagttccacgTGGCCACCATGGTGGACAACGAGCTGCCGGGCCTGCCCCGG GCTATGCAGAAATCGGGGCGTCCCCTCAAGTCCCTGAAGCAGCGGCTGAAGGGGAAAGAGGGGCGCGTGCGGGGGAACCTGATGGGGAAGCGGGTGGATTTCTCCGCCCGGACGGTCATCACCCCGGACCCCAACCTCTCCATCGACCAAGTGGGGGTGCCCCGCTCCATCGCCGCCAACATGACCTTCGCCGAGATCGTCACGCCCTTCAACATCGACAG GCTCCAGGAGCTGGTACGCAGGGGTAACAGCCAGTACCCGGGGGCCAAGTACATCATCCGAGACAACGGTGACCGCATCGACCTGCGCTTCCACCCCAAGCCCAGCGACCTCCACCTGCAAATTGGCTACAAG gtggagCGGCACATGTGCGACGGGGACATCGTGATCTTCAACCGCCAGCCCACGCTACACAAGATGTCCATGATGGGGCACCGGGTGCGCATCCTGCCCTGGTCCACGTTCCGCCTCAACCTCAG cgtgaCCACCCCCTACAACGCCGACTTCGACGGGGATGAGATGAACCTGCACCTGCCCCAGTCGCTGGAGACGCGGGCGGAGATCCAGGAGCTGGCCATGGTGCCCCGCATGATTGTCACCCCCCAGTCCAACCGGCCCGTCATGGGCATCGTGCAGGACACCCTCACTGCTGTCCGCAAATTCACCAAGCGCGATGTCTTCCTAGAGCGG GGCGAGGTGATGAACCTGCTCATGTTCCTGTCCACCTGGGACGGCAAGGTGCCCCAGCCGGCCATCCTCAAACCCCGCCCGCTCTGGACGGGCAAACAGATCTTCTCCCTCATCATCCCGGGCCACATCAACTGCATCCGCACCCACAGCACCCACCCCGACGACGAGGACAGCGGGCCCTACAAGCACATCTCGCCCGGCGACACCAAG GTGATCGTGGAGAACGGGGAGCTGATCATGGGCATCCTGTGTAAGAAATCGCTCGGCACCTCGGCGGGCTCCCTGGTCCACATCTCCTACCTGGAGATGGGCCACGACACAACCCGCCTCTTCTACAGCAACATCCAGACCGTCATCAACAACTGGCTACTCATCGAGG gtcacACCATCGGCATTGGGGACTCCATTGCTGATGCGAAGACCTACCAGGACATTCAGAACACCatcaagaaagccaagcaggatGTCATAGAG GTGATCGAGAAAGCTCACAACAACGAGCTGGAGCCCACGCCGGGCAACACGCTGCGGCAGACCTTCGAGAACCAGGTGAACCGCATCTTGAATGACGCCCGTGACAAGACCGGCTCCTCCGCCCAGAAGTCCCTGTCTGAGTACAACAACTTCAAATCCATGGTGGTGTCGGGGGCCAAGGGCTCCAAGATCAACATCTCCCAG GTCATTGCCGTGGTGGGGCAGCAGAACGTGGAGGGGAAGCGCATCCCGTTCGGGTTCAAGCACCGCACGCTGCCCCACTTCATCAAGGACGACTACGGGCCAGAGAGCCGGGGCTTTGTGGAGAACTCGTACCTGGCCGGCCTGACGCCCACCGAGTTCTTCTTCCACGCCATGGGCGGGCGCGAGGGCCTCATCGACACGGCCGTCAAGACAGCCGAGACCG ggtaCATCCAGCGGCGGCTGATCAAATCCATGGAGTCGGTGATGGTGAAATACGACGCCACCGTACGCAACTCCATCAACCAGGTAGTGCAGCTGCGGTACGGCGAGGACGGGCTGGCCGGGGAGAGCGTGGAGTTCCAGAACCTGGCCACCCTCAAGCCCTCCAACAAGGCCTTCGAGAAGAA GTTCAAGTTTGACTACACCAACGAGCGGGCGCTGCGGCGCACCCTGCAGGAGGAGATGGTGAAGGACATCCTGAGCAACGCGCACATCCAGAACGAGCTGGAGAGGGAGTTCGAGAAGATGCGCGAGGACCGCGAGGTGCTGAGAGTCATCTTCCCAACGGGTGACAGCAAG gtGGTCTTGCCCTGCAACTTGCTTCGCATGATCTGGAACGCCCAGAAGATCTTCCACATCAACGCGCGCCTGCCCTCCGACCTGCACCCCATCAAGGTGGTGGAAG gcgtGAAGGAGCTGAGCAGGAAGCTGGTGATCGTGAACGGGGACGACCCGCTGAGCCGGCAGGCCCAGGAGAACGCCACCCTCCTCTTCAACATCCACCTGCGCTCCACGCTCTGCAGCCGGCGCATGGTGGAGGAGTTCCGGCTCAGCGGGGAGGCCTTCGACTGGCTGCTGGGCGAGATCGAGTCCAAGTTCAACCAGGCCATC GCTCACCCGGGCGAGATGGTGGGCGCCCTGGCGGCCCAGTCGCTGGGCGAGCCCGCCACCCAGATGACCCTGAACACCTTCCACTACGCCGGTGTCTCGGCCAAAAACGTCACGCTTGGCGTGCCCCGTCTCAAGGAGCTGATCAACATCTCCAAGAAACCCAAGACACCCTCCCTCACCGTCTTCCTGCTGGGGCAGTCCGCCCGGGACGCCGAGCGGGCCAAG GATATCCTGTGCCGGCTGGAGCACACGACTCTGCGCAAGGTGACGGCCAACACGGCCATCTACTACGACCCCAACCCGCAGAGCACGGTGGTGGCGGAAGACCAGGAGTGGGTCAATGTCTACTACGAGATGCCCGACTTCGACGTGAGCCGCATCTCGCCCTGGCTGCTGCGGGTCGAGCTCGACCGCAAGCACATGACCGACCGCAAGCTCACCATGGAGCAGATCGCCGAGAAGATCAACGCTG GCTTCGGGGATGACTTGAACTGTATCTTCAATGACGACAACGCGGAGAAGCTGGTGCTGCGGATCCGCATCATGAACAGCGACGAGAACAAGATGCAGGAG gaggaggaggtggtggacaAGATGGACGATGACGTTTTCCTTCGCTGCATCGAGTCCAACATGCTGACGGACATGACTCTGCAGGGCATCGAGCAGATCAGCAAG gtgtACATGCACCTGCCCCAGACTGACAACAAGAAGAAGATCATTATCACGGAGGATGGGGAGTTCAAGGCCCTGCAGGAGTGGATCCTGGAGACGGACGGGGTCAGCCTTATGCGGGTGCTGAGCGAGAAGGACGTGGACCCCGTACGCACCACCTCCAATGACATCGTAGAGATCTTCACC GTGCTGGGCATCGAGGCCGTGCGCAAGGCCCTGGAGCGGGAGCTCTACCACGTCATCTCCTTCGACGGCTCCTACGTCAACTACCGGCACCTGGCGCTGCTCTGCGACACCATGACCTGCCGTGGGCACCTCATGGCCATCACCCGGCACGGGGTCAACCGCCAGGACACCGGCCCGCTCATGAAGTGCTCCTTCGAGGAGACG GTGGACGTGCTGATGGAGGCGGCGGCCCACGGGGAGAGCGACCCCATGAAGGGGGTGTCGGAGAACATCATGCTGGGGCAGCTGGCGCCCGCTGGCACCGGCTGCTTCGACCTGCTGCTGGACGCCGAGAAGTGCAAATACGGCATGGAGATCCCCACCAACATCCCCGGGCTGGGCGTGGGCGTCC CCACCGGCATGTTCTTCGGCTcggcccccagccccatgggGGGGATGTCGCCCGCCATGACCCCCTGGAACCAGGGGGCCACCCCGGCCTACGGAGCCTGGTCCCCGAGTGTCG GCAGCGGCATGACCCCCGGTGCGGCCGGTTTCTCCCCCAGCGCCGCCTCCGATGCCAGTGGCTTCAGCCCGGGCTATTCCCCAGCGTggtcccccacccccggctcgcCAGGCTCCCCGGGCCCCTCCAGCCCCTACGTCCCGTCGCCAG GTGGGGCCATGTCTCCCAGCTACTCCCCGACGTCGCCGGCTTACGAGCCCCGCTCGCCCGGAGGGTACACGCCCCAGAGCCCCAGCTACAGCCCGACATCCCCCTCGTACAGCCCCACGTCCCCCTCCTACTCTCCCACCAGCCCCAACTACAGCCCGACCAGCCCCAGCTACAGCCCCACGTCACCCAGCTACAGTCCGACCAGTCCGAGCTACAGCCCCACATCGCCGAGCTACAGCCCGACCAGCCCAAGCTACAGTCCAACATCACCTAGCTATAGTCCGACCAGCCCCAGCTACAGCCCGACGTCGCCTAGCTATAGTCCGACTAGCCCCAGCTACAGCCCGACGTCGCCTAGCTACAGTCCGACCAGTCCTAGCTACAGCCCCACGTCGCCGAGTTACAGCCCCACTAGCCCAAGCTACAGCCCGACATCCCCCAGCTACAGTCCCACCTCGCCCAGCTACAGCCCAACCAGCCCCAATTACAGCCCGACGTCCCCCAACTACACCCCCACCAGCCCCAGCTACAGCCCAACGTCACCCAGCTACAGCCCCACCAGCCCCAACTACACCCCGACCTCGCCAAACTAcagccccacctctcccagcTACAGCCCGACGAGTCCCAGCTACAGCCCGACATCGCCGAGCTACTCGCCCTCCAGCCCCCGCTACACCCCGCAATCGCCAACCTACACCCCCAGTTCGCCCAGCTAcagccccagcagccccagctACAGCCCGACCAGCCCCAAGTACACCCCGACCAGCCCCTCCTACAGCCCCAGCTCGCCCGAGTACACCCCTACCTCCCCCAAGTACAGCCCTACCTCCCCCAAGTACAGCCCTACCTCCCCCAAGTACAGCCCCACCTCGCCGACCTACAGCCCCACGACCCCCAAGTACAGCCCCACCTCGCCGACTTACTCCCCGACCTCCCCCGTCTACACCCCGACCTCCCCCAAGTACTCCCCGACCAGCCCCACCtacagccccacctcccccaagTACAGCCCCACCTCACCCACCTACAGCCCCACCTCGCCCAAGGGCTCGACCTACTCCCCAACCTCGCCGGGCTACAGCCCCACCTCGCCGACCTACAGCCTCACCAGCCCGGCCATCAGCCCCGATGACAGCGACGAAGACAACTGA